The Chloroflexota bacterium genome segment GCAGAAACAACCTCGCCTATCGTAGTGAATAAATTGCGCAAGGCATCCGCGGTTACGCTATAATTGAGATTTCCCACATACAATTTCTTGGTCATGCACATCCTTTCCTTAAAAATGAATGCGGAGACGCACTCGATAAACCCCGCGCGCCTCCGCATTACATTATGTCACCTACAGGGGGACAACGTTCGTAGCCTGCGGGCCCTTAGGGCTATCTTCTATGCTGAATTCGACGCGCTGGCCTTCTTCCAGCTTGCGAAAGCCGTTGGTCTGTATCGCGCTATGGTGCACGAAGACGTCGCTACCCTGCTCCCGCGAGATAAAACCGTAGCCTTTGCTGCTGTTGAACCACTTGACAGTGCCGATAATACGTTCGCTCACAGTCGGATGCTCCTTTCTTTTGTTGATGGATAGAAGGAGGAAATGCACCCGACATGTGCGCATACAAAAAGCCAAGGCTCAGTGAACCTCGGCAGATGCACTTGCTAGCCAGTTGGGGTACTTCCTACATTCTATTGCGGAAACAGTCTAGCACACAATCGCAGATTTGTCAAATTGG includes the following:
- a CDS encoding cold-shock protein, with the protein product MRTCRVHFLLLSINKRKEHPTVSERIIGTVKWFNSSKGYGFISREQGSDVFVHHSAIQTNGFRKLEEGQRVEFSIEDSPKGPQATNVVPL